A single window of Chloracidobacterium sp. DNA harbors:
- a CDS encoding VCBS repeat-containing protein, translating to MKKTALQNRNRRIVHFAAVIALVAAWVSIPMLTGGVKADATPVIVLRNAALVSPTGSINPHGAAAWQLYQSGNREIEVEIEDVNLSMGTDLNAVVDGNIIGTMAVDDRQKAKLKLRTEDGQAVPMTNDGSTVEVRNGTTVLVSGTLNGGGPNPTPTPTGTPNGTPSPSPTGTPTGTPSPSPSPTGTPNSGDLFAGFTGGMINGVLPRGYAQYEIHSSRTELEIRINQINLPAGTSLNVAVDGASVGSMSLQSGGEGRLRLRSDNGQTVPVVIAGSTISISNGGNAILNGTFAGFGGPTPSPTPTGTPGPTPSPSPSMGRSFEANLTGNGMTPPVTTGATGEFKVNLNAAETQATVFGEFHNLSSAQTGARIETLVGTTTTIRDFGTIGGTNGNFASVTFDVTAAQVQLLRTGLWSAVISSANNPGGEIASTFRQRSGIADFDGDGSNDLSVFRPSTGAWYTQNSAGFGASTFGSSTDIVVSGDYDGDGKTDTAVYRNVNGQGVWEMKSSFDGSVRGYAFGLGNDTPVRGDFDGDGRLDLAVYRPSSGVWYIQKSNNTGYAFITWGIAEDRPMPADIDGDGKDDVVVYRPSLGNWYWIRSSDGQTGAMHFGATGDIPVRGDFDGDGKGDVTVFRPSTGVWYTYRSTDGGYSVMQFGLDGDIPVAGNYDNDGKTDIAVFRPSDGNWYILRSSDGAFQAIHFGLNGDLPVVAQ from the coding sequence ATGAAAAAGACAGCACTTCAAAACAGAAATAGACGAATCGTACATTTTGCTGCAGTGATCGCCTTGGTCGCGGCATGGGTGTCGATCCCGATGCTTACCGGAGGCGTCAAAGCCGATGCTACACCGGTCATCGTATTGCGGAACGCGGCTTTGGTGTCGCCAACCGGTAGCATCAATCCGCACGGAGCAGCAGCATGGCAGTTGTACCAAAGCGGTAACCGCGAGATCGAGGTCGAGATCGAGGATGTGAACCTTTCGATGGGTACAGATCTTAACGCCGTCGTTGACGGCAATATTATCGGTACAATGGCAGTCGACGATCGACAAAAGGCCAAGCTCAAGCTTCGTACCGAGGATGGCCAGGCAGTTCCGATGACCAACGACGGTTCGACCGTCGAAGTGCGAAACGGTACAACGGTTTTAGTTTCCGGTACGCTGAACGGCGGCGGCCCCAACCCGACACCGACGCCGACCGGAACACCTAATGGCACTCCGAGCCCGAGCCCAACCGGAACCCCAACTGGAACCCCGAGCCCAAGCCCGTCGCCGACCGGCACTCCAAATTCAGGCGACCTTTTCGCCGGATTTACGGGCGGCATGATCAATGGCGTACTGCCGCGTGGATATGCTCAGTACGAGATCCACAGCAGCCGCACAGAACTTGAGATCCGTATCAATCAAATCAATCTTCCGGCCGGAACCTCGCTCAACGTCGCCGTTGACGGAGCATCGGTCGGCAGCATGTCGCTGCAGAGCGGCGGCGAAGGACGACTTCGGCTGCGAAGCGACAACGGACAAACCGTACCGGTCGTAATCGCTGGCTCGACCATTTCGATCAGCAACGGCGGTAACGCGATCCTTAATGGCACCTTTGCCGGATTTGGTGGCCCGACACCGAGCCCGACACCGACCGGCACGCCAGGCCCGACGCCGAGCCCGAGTCCGTCCATGGGACGCTCATTCGAAGCAAACCTGACCGGAAACGGCATGACGCCACCAGTTACGACCGGTGCAACCGGCGAATTCAAGGTCAACCTTAATGCCGCTGAAACGCAGGCGACCGTCTTTGGGGAATTTCACAACCTTTCGAGTGCCCAGACCGGTGCTCGCATCGAGACCTTGGTCGGCACGACGACGACTATCCGTGATTTCGGCACGATCGGCGGAACGAACGGGAACTTTGCAAGCGTGACATTCGATGTAACAGCCGCACAGGTGCAATTGCTCCGCACGGGCCTCTGGTCAGCAGTCATCTCAAGTGCCAACAATCCCGGCGGTGAGATCGCCAGCACCTTCAGACAGCGTTCGGGTATCGCCGATTTTGACGGCGATGGCAGCAACGACCTCTCGGTCTTCCGACCGTCGACCGGTGCCTGGTACACGCAGAATAGTGCCGGATTTGGTGCCTCGACGTTTGGTTCATCTACTGACATTGTCGTCTCCGGTGACTACGACGGCGATGGCAAAACTGACACGGCCGTTTACCGAAACGTCAACGGACAAGGCGTGTGGGAGATGAAGAGCAGCTTTGACGGCAGCGTACGCGGCTATGCATTCGGCCTCGGTAACGATACTCCGGTCCGCGGCGATTTTGATGGCGACGGACGCCTCGACCTCGCGGTCTATCGCCCGTCAAGCGGTGTCTGGTATATCCAGAAGAGCAACAACACGGGTTACGCTTTTATCACCTGGGGTATTGCCGAAGACAGGCCGATGCCGGCCGACATCGATGGCGACGGCAAGGATGACGTGGTCGTCTATCGTCCGAGCTTGGGTAACTGGTACTGGATCCGAAGTTCGGATGGCCAGACAGGTGCGATGCACTTCGGGGCAACCGGCGACATCCCGGTCCGCGGTGACTTTGACGGAGACGGTAAAGGCGACGTCACGGTGTTTCGCCCCTCGACCGGTGTGTGGTACACCTACCGCAGCACGGACGGCGGATATTCGGTGATGCAGTTTGGCCTGGATGGCGACATTCCGGTCGCGGGCAACTACGACAACGACGGCAAGACCGATATCGCGGTGTTCCGCCCGTCAGACGGCAATTGGTATATCCTGCGGAGTTCGGACGGAGCTTTTCAGGCGATCCATTTCGGTCTGAACGGTGACCTTCCGGTTGTGGCCCAGTAA